Genomic DNA from Shumkonia mesophila:
AGATCGCCCGCAGGTTGGCCGGCCGTCCCTGCCGGATCGATTCGGGGCTGCCGGTCAGGTAGTCGCCGACTGGATAGGTTGTCCCCGTCCGCATGCATGAGAAGCCGGTGAGGTTCCGGTTGATCGTCGGCATGAACTCTCTCCGAGAAAAAGGCCGTCCAGGAATTCTTTCGCTGGACGGCCGTTAGGGGAGGTTACTTCAGAACACCCTTCTCGCGGTAATAACGCGCCGCGCCCGGGTGAAGACGTACGCCGGGGATCGACGCGAAGTCCGCCGGAGTCAGATCCTTGTAGGAGGAGTGAAGCTCGCGCACCGCCTGGAGGTTGTCGACCAGCGCCTTGGCCAGCCAGTAGGCATCGTCGTCCAACATGTCGGCGCTGATCACGCCGACCATCTTGGAGATGACCGTGGGGACCGGGACGCCCTGTCCGCTATACGTATTGGCCGGAATGGTGGCCTGGGCGAGGCCCGGCATGTCCGCCGCGATCTTGGCGAAGGCGGCATCGGAGATCGGCAGCATGCGCAGCGGCACGGCGTTGGCCAGTTCCGAGAAGAACGAGGCCGGGAAGCTCGCCATCGAGACCATGCCCTTGGCGTGGCGGTCCTTCATCTGGTCGATCTGCACATCGAGGCTGCCCCGCGACAGATCGAGGTCGGACTCAGACAGGCCGTACGCCTTGAGTGTGCGGCTGAAGACTTCGGCCGTGATCGCCCCCTTGGGCTGGGTGACGAAACGCTTACCCTTGAGATCGCCCACGCCCATGATGTTGTCGTCCTTGGCGACCGCGATCTGCAGATAGCTGGGCGACAGGCCGATCAGGCCGGCCACCTTGTCTATCTTGCCCTTGAACGGCGGATCGCCAGCCTCGGCCATGGAAACGGCGGCCGTCATCGTCAGGCCGATCTCGCCCTTGCCCTCGACCACGTTGACGATGTTGGATAGGGCCGCCCCCAGCTCGGCGTTGGACTGGACGCCGCCCTCGCCGAAGATCTTCGCCATGCCGGCACCGATGCCATACCAGGTGCTGCCGGCAAGACTGGTGAAGATGGTCACCTGTTTGGGTTTGGCCTGGGCCGGCCCGGCAAGGGCCATGGCCACCCCGGCCAGAGCGACGCACAAGACCTTAGCTCGACTATGTCCCGTCATCTTCGATATCTCCCTTGTCATTGGCCAGCATTGACCGATTGTCAGACAATGAACAGTTTCTGTTCGATGCTCGAAATGCGTTCGCATCCGGTTTCCGTGACCGCCACCACGTCCTCGATCTGCAGGCCGGCGAACCCCGGCTCGTAGTAGGGCGTCTCGACGCACAGCACCATGCCCGGCTCCAGAACCGTGCGATCGGCCGGCGCGATGTGGGGAAGATCGTATCCCTCGATGCCGTTGCCATGCCCACAGTGGTTCCGTTCGTAGTGGGGGATCCCGTTGGCGCGGACGATGTCGACTCCCAGGTGGAAGAGATCGCCGGCGACCACGCCGGGCCTGATCGTGGAAAGGATGCCCTGCTCGCCAGCGACGAGGGCATCGTGGTATATTTGAATCTTCGAACTCGGCTTGCCGAGGACGGCCGTCCGCGCCATGTCGGCGTGGTAAGCCGAGGCGATGCAGCCGACGTCGAAGCGCACGGCGTCGCCCCGGTGGATGATCCGGTCCCCGGCGGTGACGTTGGGAAGCGCGCCGCGCGGCCCCGATCCGACGCAGACCAGGGTCGGCAGGCCGCCCCGCCGGGCAACCTCGTTGAAAAAGGTGGCGGCAACGGCGTTTTCGCCCACCCCTTCGTCAATGGCGGCGATGGCCTCGGTGAGCGCCGATTCGTTGACGGAAACGGCATTACGGATGCGGTCGATCTCCCCGGCGGTCTTGACGATCCGAATCTGCCGGAAGAGGTCGTAGGCCGGCGCCGTTGACAGGCCCGGCAGCCTGCCTTCCAGGATCCGGCCCAACCCAATGGTGTCGCTTCCCTGGTCGACGCCGATACGGCCGCGCGCGACCCCGCGCTCGGCCAGGCAGCCGGCCAGCGCATCGACGGCGGCGGGATAGGACGGCGAGGAATCGAGCAGCGCCATCAGGCGTTTGGCCTCGGCATCGCCATTATCGAGGCTGGCCGTCGAGAAATAGAAGTTGCCGTAGAGCCGGTAGGTCTTGACCCAGGTGTCCGCGGCGATGGCCGCATCCGCCAGGCCGCGGGAAATCACCAGGTCGGCTTGCAGGTCATCGGCCGTGACGACGGCAAAGACCTGGCGCACGCGGTGACGCAGATGCGTCAGAATCCAGAACCCCGTCAGATAGGCGACGTTCTCGGGCGTGGTGGCGACGAGAGCGTCCAGCCCGTTTTCCGCCATGATCCGCCCGGCCCGTTCCTTGTTGATCAGCATTCCCGGCCCTTTCGTCGCGTTTTTTTCTCTTGACTTTGCCTGATAAATATTACACTATCCGCACGTCTGAGCGAATAGTGTAATTATACGGATTCTTTTTCGAAGGTGTCAATGGTGGCGCATGGACAGCACTGATCCCGCGAAGAGCAAGCAATACCTACAGTCCCTGGCCCACGGGCTGGCCGTCATCGTGGCCATGGGAAAATCCGACACCACGTCGATTCCCGAGCTGGCCGAGCGGCTGGGCATGAACCGCTGGCTGGTCCGACGGGTGATCCTGACGATTGAGGCCCTTGGCTACGTTGAACGGTCTGGTCGACGGCTGCGGCTTCTGCCGAAGGTGCTCGATCTCGGCTACGCCTTCCTGTCGTCGATGGAACTGTGGAAGATCGCCGACCCGCTCATCGTCGACCTAGTCGAGAAGGTGCGCCTGAGCTGCACCATGTCTGTTCTCGAGGGGCACGACATCGTCTATATCGCCCGGCACACGGCGAGCCATCGGATCGTCAGCATCCCGCTCCAGGTGGGGTCCCGCATTCCGGCGCATTGCACCGCAAGCGGCCGGGTGCTCCTCAGCGACAAGGCCATCGACGCCCTGCGGGACTGGCTGAGCCACGCCCCTTTGCCCAAGATGACGCCACTCACGGTGACGGACCCGACGGTTCTGGAGGAACGGATTCTCGAAACCCGGCGGAGCGGCTGGTGCCGGGTCGACCACGAACTGGCCGAGGGCAGCTGCGCCATCGCGCTACCGGTGCGCGACCGCCTGGGGCGGGTGATGGCCGCCATCAGCCTTTCCGGCCGCGACGAGGATCTGAAGATGCCCGCCGTCTTGGATGAATTGCAGGAAACTGCTCATCGAATTGAATCTGTTATTCATCGACGATGATCGCCGGAATGAACTGCCTAGTGCGACTCGCTTTCATCAGAAGTGTGAGGAAGAGTGAGAGGCGGCTGTTCTAGGTGTGAGCGAACGGTCGAGTTTGTCCGCCTTAGGCACTTCTGAGAAGAATGTCTCTTGCTCAGAGACGTCTGCTTTTGGGACTGGTTACAGCCGTCGCGAATGGCGAAGATGGTGAAGGTTTCCGGATGCCGGCCCCATCTCAAGCCGCGCGGCCTGTGTTGGCCGGCATCCGGAAACCTTCACCATCGTGGACATTCAGGTGCTGCAGAAAAGCACCCTGACAGCAGATGTCGCCCCTCGTTGGTCAAATCGACGCGTCCGGGTGGAAGGCCGAAGTTTGCCCAACTGCTCGGTCGGTCTGCGCTAGGATATGTCGGACCTTAGGTCCCCAGCCAGTTCCAAGGCTATTCCGCTTTTCTACAAGCGAATGCGGACTATGGCATCGACTTCGACGGCCGCGTTGCCCGGCAAACCGGCAACGCCCACCGCCGTGCGGCAGTGCCGGCCCGCCTCTCCGAAGGCGGCGATGAACACATCCGTCGCGCCGTTGATGACGGCGGGCGAGCCGGAAAAGCCGGAGACGCAATTGACGAAGCCGCCAAGACGGATGACCTCCTCGACGCGGTCCAGGTCGCCCTCGCAAGCAAGCTTGAGCGCGTACAAGAGGTTGAGCGCGCAGATGCGGGCCACGTCATGGGCCGCATCGGCCCCGGTGGCGCCGCCCACTGGGCCTTCAAGCACCACGGACCCATCCCATTCGCAGATCTGGCCCGACAGGAAGATCGTGGCGCCATCGCGGCGATAGGGAAGGAAATTGCCGCGCGGCGTCCACGGTTTCGGGAGCGACAGTCCCATTTTGGCGAGGCGGTCTTCGGCGATGCTGGTCATGATGGTTCCTCGAAGCTGTGGGTGTCGGTGGAAGTGATCAGGCGACACCCGATGCCTTCTACTTTCTCCCTGCCCGGTCAAGAAAAAGCCCCTGCGCCTTCGTGGCACAGGGGGTAAGTTTCCATGGGGGAAATGTCCATGGGTACAGGGAGAACCTAAAGTCAGATGCGGCTGGCCGTCGGCGGCCAATGGTGCCGAAATCCCAAATTGTCCTGGAGCCTTTTCGCGAAGTGCAGCAGGCGGGTTTCCTTAAAGGGCGGAGCCACGAGCTGCAGGCCGATGGGCAGGCCCGTCGATGAATGGCCGCACGGGATGGAGAGCGCGGGAAATCCCACCAGCGAAATCGCGAAGGTCACGGCCAGGTAGTCGATGATATTGGCGAGCGGTCGGCCGTTGACGGCGTCAACCCCGCCATCTTCGTTGGCGAACGGAAGCACCCCGGCCGCCGGCAACGCCAGAATGTCGTACCGGCGGAAAAGCGCGCTGAATTCGCGCACGATCCGGCCGCGCGTCTCCTCCGCCGCCAGGTAGTCGCGCGCCGACATTCCCTTTCCCCTGGCCACGTTCCAGACGAAGGATTCGGTCAGGTCGTTGGTTCCCTCTTCCAGCAGGGAGCCGTACTGGCGGTCGAGAACCGCGGCGCGCAGCGTCTGGAAGGCTTCGCGCACGCCTTTCACGTCGGGGCTGAGTTCGGCAACCGTCCAGCCATGTCCGCCGATGGCCTGAGCCGCCTGCCGGACGATGGCGCCCACCTCCGCGTCAACCGGAACGGAGCCGCCGAAATCGTCGGTGTAGGCCACCCTCTCGACGCGACCCGCCTCCCTCTCGTAGCCCGGCCTTTTCCAGGCCGGGACGCCCATGGTCATGGCATCGCCGGCATCCGGCCCGGCCATCACTTCGAACATCAAGGCGACGTCCTCGACGGTGCGGCCCAGCACGCCGTGCGTGCTCAGCCGGTTCCAGGCCGGCGGATAGGCGGGTTCGGGAATGCGCCCCGGCGTCGGGCGCAATCCGACAATGCCGCAGAAGCTGGCCGGCGTGCGGACGGAACCGCCGAAGTCGGTGCCATGGGCGAGGGCCACCATTCCTGTGGCAACGGCGACCGCCGAGCCGCCGCTCGAACCTCCGGAGGTGCGCGTCGGGTCGAACGGGTTGCAGGTCGGCCCGTTCATCCGGTTCGCGCATACCGCCCCGAAGCCGAATTCGGGCGTGGTCGTCTTGCCGATGATGATGGCGCCGGCCCTTCTCAAGCGCGCCACGCACAAATCGTCAACCGGGGGCACGTGGTCGGCGAAGCGCGCGCAGCCAAAGGTGGTTCGCAACCCCTTGGTTGCCGCCAGGTCCTTGATGGCAATCGGCACCCCGTGCAGCGGCCCCAGCCGGCGCCCGGCCGCCACCGAGCGGTCGGCGGCGGCGGCGTCGCTTTCAGCATCCCGGTTGACGGTTGCAAAGGCCTTCAGGGACCCGTCGAGGGCTTCGACCCGCGCCAGGCACTCAGCGACGAGCTCCGCCGAGCGGATCCGCTTTTCGCGGACCGCCGTGGCTGCCTCGACGGCTGTCCATTGCCAAGGCGCACGGCTCGTTCCAAGGGCATCCGCTTTCATCGCACCACCTCGCCGCCGCTCAGAACATCAGGTTCGGCAGCCACATCACCAGCCCCGGAAACCATATGATCACCGCCACCATCAGGAACATCGTCAGCAGGAAGGGGGTGATGCCATAGAAGACATCGGTCACCCGGCCGTGCCCGCGGACGCCGTGCACGACATAGAGGTTCATCCCCACCGGCGGCGTTACCAATGCCAGTTCCATCATCAGCACCAGGAAGATGCCGAACCATACCGGATCGATGCCCAGGTGAATGATCAGCGGGAAAACCACCGGGATGGTGCCGACCATCATGGAGAGGGTTTCCAGGAAGCAGCCCAGCACCAGGTAGAAGATGACGAGAAGCCAGACGGTCGTTGTGGGAGTGGCGCCCACCTCGGCGACGAATCGGGTCAATGCCTGCGGGATGCCGAGGATGCCGACGATGAAGTTCAGGAAGAAGGCGGCGATGATGATGAAAAGAATGAGAGCCGAGGTCCGCACCGTCGAAACGAAGGCTTCGTGAAGAACCTTGATCTTCAGATTGCCGTAGGCCGCCGCGAGCGCCGCCGACAGCAGGACACCAAGTGCCGCGGCCTCGCTGGGGGTTGCCCAGCCGAAATAGATGCTGCCCATGACGGCGACGAAGATCATCAGCGGCGGCACGAGGAAACGCAGGCGGGCCAGCTTGTCTCGCAGCGGCTTCTGATCCTCCTTCGAGTCACGCCCGGCCAGAGACGGCCAGATGACGCACATGACCAGAATGGTCGTCATGAACAGTACCGTAAGGGTCAGGCCTGGAATGATTCCGGCAATGAACAGTTTGCCGATGGAGGTTTTGGTCAGCGCCCCGTAGATGATCATGTTGACGCTGGGCGGAATCAGGATGCCGAGGGTCGCGCCGGCCGCGATGCTGCCAAGCGCGATGCGTTCATTGTACTGCCTCTTTTCGAGCTCCGGCAGGGCGACGGTTCCGATGGTCGCCGCCGTGGCGACCGACGAACCGGATACCGAGGCAAACAAGGCGCTGGCTCCGACATTGGAGTGAAGAAGGCCGCCGGGAAGATAGCTCAGCCAGTCGGACAGGCCGTCGTACATCCGATGGGTCACGCCGCTGCGCATGAGGAGTTCGCCCAGCAGGATGAACAACGGAATGGCGGTGAGGATGAAGTCGTTCATCACCGCCCACAAGGTGGTTCCGAAGACCAGGATCTGCGCGGGGCCCAAGTAGATCAAGGCGCCAAGAGCGGCGCTCAGGAACATCGCGGTCGCCACGTGCAATCCCACGAACATCATGCCGAGCATGATGAAGAAGCCGATGACGGCGCCGGTCACGTCGATCATCGTGGCGTCTCCTTCGTCTCACCGGGTGCCAGAACCCCGGTTTCCAGTTCGGCCGAGATTTCCTCTTTCAACGACGGGGGACCGTACCGGTGATTCAGCCGGTCCGGATCGGCAAACAACAGGACGGCGGCGTGCACCGCGAAGGCGGTAGCGATCACCGCGAACATCACCAGTCCGGCCACCCAGATCGACTGCGGAATCCACAGGGGGGTCTGCCAGGGCGTGCTGGCGAGACTGCCGAATTCGAGACTTTCGTCGAGCGTGGCCCAGGTCCGCCAGGCCATGAACCCGGCAAAGACCGCCGTGCAGGCCATGGCCAGCACGTTGAGAAGAGCGAGGCCCATGGGCGGCACATGGACCAGGAATACGTCGATACGCGTGTGGCTGCGCTGAATGAGCGCCAGCGAGAAACCGAACGCGGCGGTGATGGCCACGACATAGCCGCCCAGTTCGTCGGTGCCCTGCAATGAAAACCCGAAGAATTTGCGGGCGACGACATCGACGCCGATCAGGGCCGAAAGAATGAAACAGCCCCAGCCGCACAGAATGGCAAAGAATCGCGCGGTGGTCTCTATCGCACGCATGACGACCGCCTCCCTGAACATGTCGCTGATTTGGAAGGAAGAGACGCCGGCACCATCGCGGCGCCTCTTCCCCGTTGTTTTACACCCTAGCGAATAGTGTAGCCCGTTGCCTTACCGACGGACTTGTTCCATATCTCGGAGCACTCGGCATAGCCGGCATTGCAGGCCTGCTTCCAGGTTGGCAGGATCACTTCTTCGACCGCCTTTTTCAGGGTCGCGCGATCCTTGTCGGAAACCTCGACGGCGGTCATGTCAAACTTCTTGTAGGTCTTGCAGCTGGCTTGGCCGGTGTTGCAGGCGGTGCCGTCCTCGGTCAGTTCCTTGGTCATCGCCCAGTAGCGGTTCTCAAGATCCTTGAACGCGGCATCCAGGCCCTTCTGCTGCGCCGGCGTCAGCTTGTTCCACTTATCGAGGTTCATGAAGTGGGCGTTGACGGACCAGTTGATGCCGAGGGGGAAGAAGGTCTTGGCGACCTCCGGCCAGTTGCCCGTGTTGCCCGAGGTCGGCGAGGTGACGCCGCAGTCCGCCACGCCCCGCTGCAACGCGGGATATACCTCGGCAAACTGCAGGGTCACCGGCGTGGCACCCAGCGATTGCATAAGGGCCGCCATGGTCCGGGTGTAGACGCGGACCTTGAGGTTCTTGAAATCATCCAGTCCCTTGACGCCCGCCTTGCAGTAGAAGACCTGGGGGCCGAAGGGCCAGAGCGTCATGACCCGGGCGTTGAACTTGGCGGCGACCCGGTCTGTGAACGGCTTCCGATACGCCTCGACCACCGTCTTGATGTCCTCCAGCGTCGGCGCCACACCGATCAGGTCGATCCCTTCTAGGAACGGATCGTCCCTGGCGACCGGACCGATCGTCGACAAAACGATGTCAAAGGACCCGTTCTTGGCCATCCGCAGCGTATCCTGCATGTTCACGCTGACCACATCGAGCGGGTTGAAGTTGACCTTGAAGTCGGCCCCGCTCTTCTGCGAAAGGCTCTGGTAGAACTCCTTTTCGAGGGCAATGTGGTGCTCGTGCGTGGACACGATGCCGATGACGTTGAGTGCAACGGTTTCCGCCGCCGCGGGAAAAGCGACGCAGCCCGCGAGGCCGGCTGCGATCGTCATTCGGGTACGAAGTCTTGCCATCATGATCTCCTGTTTCCACACCTGTTTTGTCGTTCTCATTCGGCGAAAATCCGCCTTGCATTGTTGTTCTTGCCCACCGGTCGGCGGGTATGGCGGGCAGGCTCCATCGAGCCGTTGCGCCTTCAGTCGTTTCAGTCCAGGAAGGCCAGTGCCCGCACGGGCGATCCCGAGGCCCCCTTCAACTTCAGGGGGACGCCCTCGAAATGGAACTCGCCGACGCCGATCAGTTCCTCAAGGTTGACCAGCCACTCGTAGTGGGTGATCCCCAGGTCGCGGCAGGCGCGATGGTTCGCGAACGTCTTTTCCGTCGGCCGATCGGTCGAGGGTCCCTCGACCCCGTGCAGCTTCGATCCGTGGTCAGCCAGCCATTTGGTGGCCTCCCAGGTGACCGCCGCATTGTTGTAGGCGATGGATTCGCGCGGCCAATGGCGCTTGTGAAGGCCGGTGCACAAAAGGACGATGTGGCCGTCCACCTTGACGCCGGACTGCTTCTCGGCAGCTTCCATTTCCGCCACATCGATCGTGCCGAGGTCCGGAATGTGCCGCAGGTCGAAGCACACCGCCTTGCCCATGAACATCTCGATCGGCATCTCGTCGACCGGCAGGCCATCCGGCTTGACGTGCAGGAACGCATCCACATGCGTGCCCGTATGGTCGAGCATGCTCAGAAACGTGGTCGAATAGGTTTGAGGATCTTCCGGCGTGCCCTGCCCGTACTTCTTCGAAGACTCGTGGGTCGTGTGCGGAATCAGAACCGGCTTCACCAGGTTCTTGTGGCTGACCATGTTGTCCTCGATGGCGAGGGTCAGATCGACAATGCGGGTCATGGGGCTCACTCCTCTTAACCGTCGCAGCCCTGAAACCGGCTTTGGGGCTGCCGCATTCCATACACTGCTTACAAAAACTGCTCTCTGGTCGTCTTTTTCGTGGACAATAAGAACATAACTTGTATACGATCACAAGACCGAACTTCGGAAATATGTCGACGCAACAGGTTGGCCCGACTGCCCGGAGAAGACGGCTTGGAAGGTGCGCGTGATGAGATCGCAAGGGGATGAAGCTATGAAAACGACGAAACCCATGCCGAAGATCCGGTATCTGGGGTGGTCGTCTGTGATCCTTGAGGCCGAGCACGGAGACTTGGTCTTCGATCCGTTCTTCCGGCCCTACTGCGGTGCCGATTTCTCGACCCTGGAAGATTTTTCCAATGCGAAGGTCATCTGCGTGTCGCACGGCCACCAGGACCATTACCTGGACACCCCGGCGGTCACCGGGCGCACGGGCGCGCCCGTGGTGTCTTCGCAGGAGGTGTGCGACCATCTGCACAATCATTACAAGGTGCCTCGCGACAAACTTGTCCCGATCCGGCCGTTCGAAACCAAAGCCGTTGCCGGCCTCGAGATCACGGCGTTCGAATGGCGGCATCGCGACGTCAGCTATGCCCAGGGCGTGTTCGGCGGTGGCGTGTTGCACGGCATCAAATGGGCGTGGACGGCGCTCACCAAGGTGCCCTCCTTCTCGCCCTGTCTGGGGTTCCACGTCAGGATGCCCGGATATCAGACGGTCACCAACTACAGTGAGGGTTTCACGCAGAATCTGGATCTCGACCAAGCAAGGAACGTTGCGGCGCGGTTTGAAACAGACGTCCTCGTCGCCGGGGCGAACTGCGCTTTCGAGAAGTTCGTATCGGAGGGAGCGGCCGTGTTCCGGCCATCGACGGTGATGCTCTATCACCCGCATGAAAAGCTTTTCGAGAAAATCAACGTCGACTCCGCCACCCCAGAGGCCTTCGTCAGTGCCGTCAAACGACTCCTACCGGCTACCGAAGTGTTGTATGCAGAGCCCGGCTTCTCGACGGTCGGCTGACCGGCTCGAGTCTGGGATGACGTCGTTCTGGAGGTGAAATGGCGCGGCAAAGCATCATGAAGATGAGGCGATCCGCAGTTGCGGATGGGCGCGTTGCCAACTCGTCCGAGGAAGACTCCTCGAACAGTTCGGATGCGATCTACGAACGCATTTTTCATGCCATCGTCGATCATCGGCTGCTGCCCGGCACCAAGCTAGGCGAGGACAAGCTGGCCGACGCCCTACAAACCACGCGCGCGCGGGTGCGCGAGGCTCTCAACAGGCTGGCCCACGAGAAGATCGTCGTCACCTACCCCCATCGAGGGGCATTCGTGGCCGAGCCGTCGATCGAGGAAGCGCACGAAATCCTCGGGGCGCGGCGGGTGATCGAGATGGCCACCGTCGCTCGGCTGGCGCGGACGGCCACGGCCGAACAGATCCGTGACTTGGAGACCTGTGTCGCCCGCGAACAGGACGCGTGGACCTCGGGCCAACGCAAGACGGCCATCATGCTGTCGCGCTCGTTCCACTTCATGATCGCCGACCTGGCGGGCAATGCGGTTCTTTCCGAGTTGTTGCGCAACGTTGTCTCACGGATGTCCCTGGCGATC
This window encodes:
- a CDS encoding TRAP transporter substrate-binding protein, which translates into the protein MTIAAGLAGCVAFPAAAETVALNVIGIVSTHEHHIALEKEFYQSLSQKSGADFKVNFNPLDVVSVNMQDTLRMAKNGSFDIVLSTIGPVARDDPFLEGIDLIGVAPTLEDIKTVVEAYRKPFTDRVAAKFNARVMTLWPFGPQVFYCKAGVKGLDDFKNLKVRVYTRTMAALMQSLGATPVTLQFAEVYPALQRGVADCGVTSPTSGNTGNWPEVAKTFFPLGINWSVNAHFMNLDKWNKLTPAQQKGLDAAFKDLENRYWAMTKELTEDGTACNTGQASCKTYKKFDMTAVEVSDKDRATLKKAVEEVILPTWKQACNAGYAECSEIWNKSVGKATGYTIR
- a CDS encoding MBL fold metallo-hydrolase, translating into MKTTKPMPKIRYLGWSSVILEAEHGDLVFDPFFRPYCGADFSTLEDFSNAKVICVSHGHQDHYLDTPAVTGRTGAPVVSSQEVCDHLHNHYKVPRDKLVPIRPFETKAVAGLEITAFEWRHRDVSYAQGVFGGGVLHGIKWAWTALTKVPSFSPCLGFHVRMPGYQTVTNYSEGFTQNLDLDQARNVAARFETDVLVAGANCAFEKFVSEGAAVFRPSTVMLYHPHEKLFEKINVDSATPEAFVSAVKRLLPATEVLYAEPGFSTVG
- a CDS encoding cyclase family protein is translated as MTRIVDLTLAIEDNMVSHKNLVKPVLIPHTTHESSKKYGQGTPEDPQTYSTTFLSMLDHTGTHVDAFLHVKPDGLPVDEMPIEMFMGKAVCFDLRHIPDLGTIDVAEMEAAEKQSGVKVDGHIVLLCTGLHKRHWPRESIAYNNAAVTWEATKWLADHGSKLHGVEGPSTDRPTEKTFANHRACRDLGITHYEWLVNLEELIGVGEFHFEGVPLKLKGASGSPVRALAFLD
- a CDS encoding TRAP transporter large permease; translation: MIDVTGAVIGFFIMLGMMFVGLHVATAMFLSAALGALIYLGPAQILVFGTTLWAVMNDFILTAIPLFILLGELLMRSGVTHRMYDGLSDWLSYLPGGLLHSNVGASALFASVSGSSVATAATIGTVALPELEKRQYNERIALGSIAAGATLGILIPPSVNMIIYGALTKTSIGKLFIAGIIPGLTLTVLFMTTILVMCVIWPSLAGRDSKEDQKPLRDKLARLRFLVPPLMIFVAVMGSIYFGWATPSEAAALGVLLSAALAAAYGNLKIKVLHEAFVSTVRTSALILFIIIAAFFLNFIVGILGIPQALTRFVAEVGATPTTTVWLLVIFYLVLGCFLETLSMMVGTIPVVFPLIIHLGIDPVWFGIFLVLMMELALVTPPVGMNLYVVHGVRGHGRVTDVFYGITPFLLTMFLMVAVIIWFPGLVMWLPNLMF
- a CDS encoding TAXI family TRAP transporter solute-binding subunit, which encodes MTGHSRAKVLCVALAGVAMALAGPAQAKPKQVTIFTSLAGSTWYGIGAGMAKIFGEGGVQSNAELGAALSNIVNVVEGKGEIGLTMTAAVSMAEAGDPPFKGKIDKVAGLIGLSPSYLQIAVAKDDNIMGVGDLKGKRFVTQPKGAITAEVFSRTLKAYGLSESDLDLSRGSLDVQIDQMKDRHAKGMVSMASFPASFFSELANAVPLRMLPISDAAFAKIAADMPGLAQATIPANTYSGQGVPVPTVISKMVGVISADMLDDDAYWLAKALVDNLQAVRELHSSYKDLTPADFASIPGVRLHPGAARYYREKGVLK
- a CDS encoding RidA family protein, with protein sequence MTSIAEDRLAKMGLSLPKPWTPRGNFLPYRRDGATIFLSGQICEWDGSVVLEGPVGGATGADAAHDVARICALNLLYALKLACEGDLDRVEEVIRLGGFVNCVSGFSGSPAVINGATDVFIAAFGEAGRHCRTAVGVAGLPGNAAVEVDAIVRIRL
- a CDS encoding GntR family transcriptional regulator, giving the protein MARQSIMKMRRSAVADGRVANSSEEDSSNSSDAIYERIFHAIVDHRLLPGTKLGEDKLADALQTTRARVREALNRLAHEKIVVTYPHRGAFVAEPSIEEAHEILGARRVIEMATVARLARTATAEQIRDLETCVAREQDAWTSGQRKTAIMLSRSFHFMIADLAGNAVLSELLRNVVSRMSLAIALYDRPGRGDCFFGEHLGLVNAIKAHNPEEAAEIMTRHFDHMEDQLNMIEDPAETRDLVDVFKADK
- a CDS encoding M24 family metallopeptidase encodes the protein MLINKERAGRIMAENGLDALVATTPENVAYLTGFWILTHLRHRVRQVFAVVTADDLQADLVISRGLADAAIAADTWVKTYRLYGNFYFSTASLDNGDAEAKRLMALLDSSPSYPAAVDALAGCLAERGVARGRIGVDQGSDTIGLGRILEGRLPGLSTAPAYDLFRQIRIVKTAGEIDRIRNAVSVNESALTEAIAAIDEGVGENAVAATFFNEVARRGGLPTLVCVGSGPRGALPNVTAGDRIIHRGDAVRFDVGCIASAYHADMARTAVLGKPSSKIQIYHDALVAGEQGILSTIRPGVVAGDLFHLGVDIVRANGIPHYERNHCGHGNGIEGYDLPHIAPADRTVLEPGMVLCVETPYYEPGFAGLQIEDVVAVTETGCERISSIEQKLFIV
- a CDS encoding amidase, with product MKADALGTSRAPWQWTAVEAATAVREKRIRSAELVAECLARVEALDGSLKAFATVNRDAESDAAAADRSVAAGRRLGPLHGVPIAIKDLAATKGLRTTFGCARFADHVPPVDDLCVARLRRAGAIIIGKTTTPEFGFGAVCANRMNGPTCNPFDPTRTSGGSSGGSAVAVATGMVALAHGTDFGGSVRTPASFCGIVGLRPTPGRIPEPAYPPAWNRLSTHGVLGRTVEDVALMFEVMAGPDAGDAMTMGVPAWKRPGYEREAGRVERVAYTDDFGGSVPVDAEVGAIVRQAAQAIGGHGWTVAELSPDVKGVREAFQTLRAAVLDRQYGSLLEEGTNDLTESFVWNVARGKGMSARDYLAAEETRGRIVREFSALFRRYDILALPAAGVLPFANEDGGVDAVNGRPLANIIDYLAVTFAISLVGFPALSIPCGHSSTGLPIGLQLVAPPFKETRLLHFAKRLQDNLGFRHHWPPTASRI
- a CDS encoding IclR family transcriptional regulator domain-containing protein, whose protein sequence is MDSTDPAKSKQYLQSLAHGLAVIVAMGKSDTTSIPELAERLGMNRWLVRRVILTIEALGYVERSGRRLRLLPKVLDLGYAFLSSMELWKIADPLIVDLVEKVRLSCTMSVLEGHDIVYIARHTASHRIVSIPLQVGSRIPAHCTASGRVLLSDKAIDALRDWLSHAPLPKMTPLTVTDPTVLEERILETRRSGWCRVDHELAEGSCAIALPVRDRLGRVMAAISLSGRDEDLKMPAVLDELQETAHRIESVIHRR
- a CDS encoding TRAP transporter small permease subunit, giving the protein MRAIETTARFFAILCGWGCFILSALIGVDVVARKFFGFSLQGTDELGGYVVAITAAFGFSLALIQRSHTRIDVFLVHVPPMGLALLNVLAMACTAVFAGFMAWRTWATLDESLEFGSLASTPWQTPLWIPQSIWVAGLVMFAVIATAFAVHAAVLLFADPDRLNHRYGPPSLKEEISAELETGVLAPGETKETPR